CGCAGATCGCCCCCGGTGGACTCCGCGACCCTGCGCACGATGTCGAGCCCGAGCCCGGTCGAGCCCACCGCGCCCGCCGCACCGCCGCGTCCGCTGGTACCGCGGGTCAGCGCCGCGCGGGGGTCGGCGATACCGGGTCCCGCGTCGGACACCAGCACGATGACCGCGTCGCCGCTGTGGTGCACGTCGACGGAGAAGGCGGTGCCCTCCGGGGTGTGCCGGAAGACGTTGCCGAGCAACGCGTCCAGGGCCGCCGCCAGTTCGGGCCTGGCGACCGGGATCCGTACCGTGCGGTCCACTCCCGCCAGCCGCACCGTGCGCCCCTCGTCCTCGGCGAGCGCGGACCAGAACCCCATCCGCTCCCGGATCACCTCCGACGCGTCGCAGCCGGCGCCCGCGCCCGACGGGGCGCCCTGGGTCTGGGGGCGTTGCTCGCGGGCGGTGCGGATGATCGTGTCGACCTCGTGCTCCAGCTGCTCGACCGCGGCCCGGGTCTGCTCGGCGGCCGGACCCTCGCCCAGCGAAGCCGCGTTGAGACGGAGCACGGTGAGCGGGGTGCGCAGACGGTGCGAGAGGTCGGCGGCCAGTTCGCGTTCGTTGGCCAGCAGTTGGACCACCTGGTCGGCCATCGAGTTGAACGCGACGGCGGCCGAGCGCAGTTCGGTCGGCCCCTCCTCCGGGACCCGCGTTCCGAGCCTGCCCTCCCCCAGGTCCTGGGCGGCGCCCGCGAGCCGCTGTGCGGGCTCGACCATCCGTACGCCGAGCCGGT
The Streptomyces sp. NBC_00234 DNA segment above includes these coding regions:
- a CDS encoding HAMP domain-containing sensor histidine kinase; the encoded protein is MRWALVKVCLAVTAMVVIAFAVPLGLVIKEMARDRAFTDAERQAATIGPTLSITTDRKELTRAVLSTEPGDEGRLAVHVPAAEEPDRRALEIGSRRATRKDLETVRESGRAAIAEVTGGSVLLQPTALGSGDIAVVEVFVPEGEVSNGVGTAWLVLAGVGIALIVGSVAVADRLGVRMVEPAQRLAGAAQDLGEGRLGTRVPEEGPTELRSAAVAFNSMADQVVQLLANERELAADLSHRLRTPLTVLRLNAASLGEGPAAEQTRAAVEQLEHEVDTIIRTAREQRPQTQGAPSGAGAGCDASEVIRERMGFWSALAEDEGRTVRLAGVDRTVRIPVARPELAAALDALLGNVFRHTPEGTAFSVDVHHSGDAVIVLVSDAGPGIADPRAALTRGTSGRGGAAGAVGSTGLGLDIVRRVAESTGGDLRIGRSVLGGTEVRIWIGLDGRRPERGRRGHRVGRQRRGVLRRNTEFRGGSGAGTQH